Proteins encoded within one genomic window of Streptomyces sp. NBC_00523:
- a CDS encoding M4 family metallopeptidase, whose protein sequence is MRTSVRRRAAGSQGRRTGVVVGQGIAALLATAGLMATAMPAAHADTAAAAPAASDTTPGSETDTPSLVTGLHEEVAATGSAADAARGHLKAKKGRYHIADTSAQDLASVGTTTEKGGKETVRLQQKYKGVEVLGGQYLVRMTKKDGKRAVTGTSGNYFTKLKLDTVAPKVSEKTAIERAVGAVAAKYSDGLLRAPAKGQKAATADFKGTAGDVTILPQGTGVLTRHITVTGTNPADGSAVQQEVYIDGHSGFPVMQYSGIQTFGAQNTTAGATQGATAPSDASTDAADQLIVKGSGVRYNGQKVDINLYKDTTGALQMIDYSKRAADSPYEGPMIATYDARGHEASSASGGWPVGIKTFRPESPELGEDYTNSGAVDAHWAAGKVYDYYKNHFGRKSLDGKDGFIYSLVGVVSNGQPYNNAFWDGTKMVYGQGGGDFRTFSADTDVVGHEMTHGVVTHTANLVYAGQSGAMNEALADYFGNAIDLEANGQSMDDPDAGLLGEDLCTTLSPRECALRDLNDGATTSKNFIGVTYGGDSGGVHLNSTIFSGALWDMRQDLGAELADQIVYRALSAYMTPLDGFTEGRAAVIAAAQELGATKAQLKIVKRSFDAHGIVPGWEKALGVDTDTILSKVNIAGTGVGAGGGKYAVSRSNEDGSEPYSVWLGNTSGKGRPQLVSANNGDYNVYANTDGKTVVWADYAYDAVRIMARPVKGGLTKMIDGIGSNISGLVVNGDWVAYTATNPQFGVTNVRYVNMKTGEVGLVDGGLPYRVSGLPSIRDGKISYVALTPDTNGDATLDVRVFDGATGRTTKMPVSDTAMGVGQTAITDDGVFWIEDDDITDDGQAAVRRANLDGSNPVTVTPESGEGALYAYSLTASDDAVNVSTVLPATWWANDTMMKLYQVAPDGKGGPQRVSCNRGEQALASADEGTRVLWLDGTTGYTNLVKRDRPAGKC, encoded by the coding sequence GTGCGGACTTCAGTACGCAGACGAGCAGCTGGCTCCCAGGGGCGCCGCACCGGCGTCGTTGTCGGCCAGGGCATAGCCGCGCTGCTGGCCACGGCGGGCCTGATGGCCACCGCCATGCCGGCAGCGCACGCCGACACCGCCGCGGCCGCCCCCGCCGCGTCCGACACCACGCCCGGCAGCGAGACCGACACCCCCTCGCTCGTGACCGGTCTGCACGAGGAGGTCGCCGCCACCGGCAGCGCGGCCGACGCGGCCCGGGGCCACCTCAAGGCGAAGAAGGGCCGCTACCACATCGCCGACACCTCGGCCCAGGACCTGGCCTCCGTCGGGACCACCACCGAGAAGGGCGGCAAGGAGACGGTCCGCCTCCAGCAGAAGTACAAGGGCGTCGAGGTCCTCGGCGGCCAGTACCTCGTCCGGATGACCAAGAAGGACGGCAAGCGCGCCGTCACCGGCACCTCCGGCAACTACTTCACCAAGCTGAAGCTGGACACGGTCGCCCCGAAGGTATCCGAGAAGACCGCGATCGAGCGCGCGGTCGGCGCGGTCGCCGCGAAGTACAGTGACGGCCTCCTCCGCGCCCCGGCCAAGGGGCAGAAGGCCGCCACGGCCGACTTCAAGGGCACGGCCGGCGACGTCACCATCCTTCCGCAGGGCACCGGCGTGCTGACCCGCCACATCACCGTCACGGGCACCAACCCGGCCGACGGTTCGGCGGTCCAGCAGGAGGTGTACATCGACGGGCACTCCGGCTTCCCCGTCATGCAGTACAGCGGCATCCAGACCTTCGGCGCGCAGAACACGACCGCCGGCGCGACGCAGGGTGCGACGGCCCCCTCAGACGCCTCCACCGACGCCGCCGACCAGTTGATCGTCAAGGGCAGCGGTGTCCGCTACAACGGCCAGAAGGTCGACATCAATCTGTACAAGGACACCACCGGTGCCCTGCAGATGATCGACTACAGCAAGCGGGCCGCAGACTCCCCGTACGAGGGCCCCATGATCGCCACGTACGACGCGCGCGGCCATGAGGCGTCCAGCGCATCCGGTGGCTGGCCCGTCGGCATCAAGACGTTCCGGCCGGAGAGCCCCGAGCTCGGCGAGGACTACACCAACTCCGGTGCCGTGGACGCCCACTGGGCGGCCGGTAAGGTCTACGACTACTACAAGAACCACTTCGGCCGGAAGAGCCTGGACGGCAAGGACGGCTTCATCTACTCCCTGGTCGGAGTCGTCAGCAACGGCCAGCCGTACAACAACGCCTTCTGGGACGGCACCAAGATGGTGTACGGCCAGGGCGGCGGCGACTTCCGCACCTTCTCCGCCGACACCGACGTCGTCGGCCACGAGATGACGCACGGCGTCGTCACCCACACCGCGAACCTGGTCTACGCGGGCCAGTCCGGCGCGATGAACGAGGCGCTCGCGGACTACTTCGGCAACGCCATCGACCTGGAGGCCAACGGCCAGTCGATGGACGACCCGGACGCCGGTCTCCTCGGCGAGGACCTGTGCACGACGCTCAGCCCGCGCGAGTGCGCCCTGCGCGACCTGAACGACGGCGCCACCACGTCGAAGAACTTCATCGGCGTCACGTACGGCGGTGACAGCGGTGGAGTCCACCTCAACTCCACGATCTTCTCCGGCGCCCTGTGGGACATGCGCCAGGACCTCGGCGCGGAGCTCGCCGACCAGATCGTCTACCGCGCGCTCTCCGCGTACATGACCCCCCTGGACGGCTTCACCGAGGGCCGCGCCGCGGTCATCGCCGCCGCGCAGGAGCTGGGCGCCACCAAGGCGCAGCTGAAGATCGTCAAGCGGTCCTTCGACGCCCACGGCATCGTTCCCGGCTGGGAGAAGGCCCTCGGCGTCGACACCGACACGATCCTCTCCAAGGTCAACATCGCCGGCACCGGCGTTGGCGCCGGCGGCGGCAAGTACGCCGTCTCCCGCTCCAACGAGGACGGCAGCGAGCCGTACTCGGTGTGGCTGGGCAACACCTCCGGCAAGGGCCGGCCGCAGCTGGTCAGCGCCAACAACGGTGACTACAACGTCTACGCCAACACGGACGGCAAGACGGTGGTCTGGGCCGACTATGCCTACGACGCCGTACGGATCATGGCGCGTCCCGTCAAGGGCGGCCTCACCAAGATGATCGACGGCATCGGCAGCAACATCTCGGGCCTTGTCGTGAACGGCGACTGGGTCGCGTACACCGCGACCAACCCGCAGTTCGGCGTCACGAACGTCCGCTACGTCAACATGAAGACCGGCGAGGTCGGCCTGGTCGACGGCGGTCTTCCGTACCGCGTCTCGGGCCTGCCCTCGATCAGGGACGGCAAGATCTCCTACGTCGCGCTGACTCCCGACACGAACGGCGACGCCACGCTCGACGTCCGGGTCTTCGATGGCGCCACCGGCAGGACGACGAAGATGCCGGTGTCCGACACGGCCATGGGCGTGGGCCAGACCGCGATCACCGACGACGGCGTCTTCTGGATCGAGGACGACGACATCACCGACGACGGCCAGGCCGCGGTGCGCCGCGCGAACCTCGACGGCTCGAACCCGGTCACCGTCACCCCGGAGTCGGGCGAAGGCGCCCTCTACGCCTACTCCCTGACGGCCTCGGACGACGCGGTCAACGTCTCGACCGTCCTCCCGGCCACCTGGTGGGCCAACGACACGATGATGAAGCTGTACCAGGTCGCGCCCGACGGCAAGGGCGGCCCGCAGCGCGTCTCCTGCAACCGCGGCGAGCAGGCACTCGCCTCCGCCGACGAGGGCACCCGCGTCCTGTGGCTGGACGGCACGACCGGCTACACCAACCTGGTCAAGCGCGACCGCCCGGCGGGCAAGTGCTGA
- a CDS encoding LuxR C-terminal-related transcriptional regulator — protein sequence MKWADLDEQWQALGLGADELRVYEALLNTPGNTTRTALAQGVGLSPRQLRHALDRLAERGFTRPARGSGLPVPDAPATALRNLIHLHQAELLRREAELEELTGSVDRIAAQLMSASHTPRTLGIETLRGRKAIAERVTSLVVSATEEVALLDRPPYAASEPDGMPEPINMAEPVRRGVRVRAVVDREGLSFHGRARGLNVLAAEGVQIRLGMALPTKLITVDRRMTLLPPTDAADPTATALVVSDALLSNALVPLFEAVWERAVPIGSVDNGQVTDEDRELLTMLSSGLKDEAIARRLEVHVHTVRRRISRLMQELKAETRFQAGVQAASRGWLTL from the coding sequence GTGAAATGGGCTGATCTGGACGAACAGTGGCAGGCCCTCGGGCTCGGCGCGGACGAACTCCGGGTGTACGAGGCGCTGTTGAACACCCCCGGCAACACCACCCGGACCGCTCTCGCCCAGGGCGTCGGTCTCTCGCCCCGGCAGCTCCGCCACGCGCTGGACCGCCTCGCCGAGCGCGGCTTCACCCGCCCCGCCCGGGGCTCCGGGCTGCCGGTCCCGGACGCCCCGGCCACCGCGCTGCGCAACCTCATCCATCTGCACCAGGCAGAACTCCTGCGACGCGAGGCGGAGTTGGAGGAGCTGACCGGCTCCGTGGACCGGATCGCCGCGCAGCTCATGTCCGCCTCGCACACCCCGCGCACCCTGGGGATCGAGACGCTGCGGGGGCGTAAGGCGATCGCCGAGCGGGTCACCTCGCTGGTGGTGTCCGCGACCGAGGAGGTGGCCCTCCTGGACCGCCCCCCGTACGCAGCGAGCGAGCCGGACGGCATGCCCGAGCCGATCAACATGGCCGAGCCGGTCCGGCGCGGGGTGCGCGTGCGGGCCGTGGTCGACCGGGAGGGGCTGAGCTTCCACGGGCGGGCGCGCGGGCTGAACGTGCTGGCCGCGGAGGGGGTGCAGATCCGGCTCGGCATGGCCCTGCCGACGAAGCTGATCACCGTCGACCGCCGGATGACGCTGCTCCCGCCGACCGACGCGGCCGACCCCACCGCCACCGCCCTGGTGGTCAGCGACGCACTGCTGAGCAACGCGCTGGTGCCGCTGTTCGAGGCGGTGTGGGAGCGGGCCGTACCGATCGGCTCGGTCGACAACGGCCAGGTCACGGACGAGGACCGGGAGCTGCTGACGATGCTGTCCTCCGGCCTGAAGGACGAGGCGATAGCCCGTCGCCTGGAGGTGCACGTCCACACGGTCCGCCGACGCATCAGCCGCCTGATGCAGGAGCTGAAGGCGGAGACCCGCTTCCAGGCCGGCGTACAGGCGGCTTCGCGTGGCTGGCTGACGCTCTAG
- a CDS encoding TetR/AcrR family transcriptional regulator, whose amino-acid sequence MASESVEPGTVRPGGRTARVREAVLRAAGDALAEHGFDRLDLADVARRAEVGKTTVYRRWASPTGLIADLLDDMAEQSSPRARTGSLEGDLRANARLVLKTLTDPRQGALFRSVIAAATCDPRTAQALHRFYAIRVEEWAGCVTEAVERGELPSGTDADEVVRAVSAPLYYRLLASGDPLDEAAADRAADAAVLAAKAGAYVR is encoded by the coding sequence ATGGCTTCCGAGAGCGTGGAACCGGGCACCGTACGGCCCGGCGGGCGGACTGCCCGGGTGCGCGAGGCCGTCCTGCGCGCGGCGGGCGACGCGCTGGCCGAGCACGGCTTCGACCGCCTCGACCTCGCCGATGTGGCGCGCCGCGCGGAGGTCGGGAAGACGACCGTCTACCGGCGCTGGGCCTCGCCCACCGGTCTCATCGCGGACCTGCTGGACGACATGGCCGAGCAGTCGTCGCCGCGCGCGCGGACCGGCTCGCTGGAGGGTGACCTCAGGGCGAACGCGCGGCTGGTGCTGAAGACGCTGACCGATCCGCGCCAGGGCGCGCTGTTCCGCTCGGTGATCGCGGCGGCGACCTGCGATCCGCGTACCGCCCAGGCGCTGCACCGCTTCTACGCGATCCGGGTCGAGGAGTGGGCCGGCTGTGTCACCGAGGCCGTCGAGCGGGGCGAACTGCCGTCCGGCACGGACGCGGACGAGGTCGTACGCGCGGTCTCCGCGCCGCTCTACTACCGCCTGCTGGCCAGCGGCGACCCGCTGGACGAGGCGGCCGCCGACCGCGCCGCCGACGCGGCGGTCCTGGCGGCGAAGGCGGGGGCGTACGTGAGGTGA
- a CDS encoding NAD-dependent epimerase/dehydratase family protein: MLGGTEFVGRAVTEAALVRGWQVTVFHRGHHAPPPGADGIIGDRTAENGLAALAAADGPTWDLVVDTWSGAPSAVRDAARLLSARAARYTYISSRSVYDYPTPAGLTEDGPVVAGASPDAGDDQSYALAKRGGELAAQDAFGDRALLARAGLILGPWENIGRLPWWLNRIARGGPVLAPGTPDANIQYIDARDLAAWVLDAAERGLHGPYNLVSRPGHTTMGGLLDACVRATGSDAELRWTPAEKILAAGVEPWTDLPVWLPPGETYDALHQGDVGLAHAAGLRCRPVEETVADTWAWLRELGGTAPQRPDRPAVGLAPETEAKLLGPVVTFPSAGRTTGM, translated from the coding sequence ATGCTGGGCGGTACGGAGTTCGTCGGGCGGGCCGTGACCGAGGCGGCCCTCGTGCGCGGCTGGCAGGTCACGGTCTTCCACCGGGGCCACCACGCGCCCCCGCCCGGGGCCGACGGGATCATCGGCGACCGCACCGCGGAGAACGGCCTGGCCGCACTCGCCGCCGCCGACGGTCCCACCTGGGACCTGGTGGTCGACACCTGGAGCGGCGCGCCCTCGGCGGTGCGCGACGCCGCCCGGCTGCTCTCCGCCCGGGCCGCCCGCTATACATACATATCGAGCCGTTCCGTCTACGACTACCCGACCCCGGCGGGCCTCACCGAGGACGGCCCCGTCGTGGCGGGCGCCTCGCCGGACGCCGGTGACGACCAGTCGTACGCCCTGGCCAAGCGCGGCGGCGAACTGGCCGCCCAGGACGCCTTCGGCGACCGCGCCCTCCTGGCCAGGGCGGGCCTGATCCTCGGCCCCTGGGAGAACATCGGCCGACTGCCCTGGTGGCTGAACCGGATCGCCCGCGGCGGCCCGGTCCTGGCCCCCGGCACCCCGGACGCGAACATCCAGTACATCGACGCCCGCGACCTCGCCGCGTGGGTGCTCGACGCGGCGGAACGCGGGCTGCACGGCCCGTACAACCTGGTCAGCCGGCCCGGGCACACCACCATGGGCGGACTGCTCGACGCCTGTGTGCGCGCCACCGGTTCGGACGCCGAACTGCGCTGGACCCCGGCGGAGAAGATCCTCGCGGCGGGCGTCGAGCCGTGGACCGACCTGCCGGTGTGGCTGCCGCCGGGGGAGACGTACGACGCCCTCCACCAGGGCGACGTCGGGCTCGCCCACGCGGCCGGGCTGCGCTGCCGCCCGGTCGAGGAGACCGTCGCGGACACCTGGGCCTGGCTGCGCGAGCTGGGCGGTACGGCTCCGCAGCGCCCCGACCGCCCCGCCGTGGGCCTCGCCCCGGAGACGGAGGCGAAGCTGCTAGGCCCTGTCGTCACATTCCCGTCTGCCGGGCGGACGACGGGAATGTGA
- a CDS encoding SDR family oxidoreductase yields the protein MSPDSASGPVTSGPPTAVTGASGALGGRVATRLVRAGVPVRLLGRDPSRLPVLPGADLAPPAPYGDGEAMRRALAGAHTLFLVSAHESPDRVREHTTAVDAAVAAGVERIVYVSFLGAAPDATFTFARDHWHTEAHIRTADVRYTFLRDSWYLAGLPAMTGADGVLRGPAGDGRVAAVAHEDIADAATAVLLADTDATGPSHDGRTYDLTGPEAFTLAEAAEELSRVTGRAVSYVPETREEAYASRTGYGAQDWEVAGWVTSYEAIAAGEMDTVSDAVPTLTGRPATDLATYLREHPDSYRHLLKQG from the coding sequence ATGAGCCCCGATTCCGCCTCCGGGCCCGTCACCAGCGGTCCCCCCACCGCCGTCACCGGAGCGAGCGGCGCGCTCGGCGGCCGCGTCGCGACCCGGCTGGTCCGGGCGGGCGTCCCCGTCCGGCTGCTCGGCCGCGACCCGTCCCGGCTGCCCGTCCTCCCCGGCGCCGACCTCGCACCGCCCGCGCCCTACGGCGACGGCGAGGCCATGCGGCGCGCCCTCGCCGGGGCGCACACCCTGTTCCTCGTCTCGGCGCACGAGAGCCCCGACCGGGTCCGGGAGCACACGACGGCGGTGGACGCGGCGGTCGCGGCCGGCGTCGAACGCATCGTGTACGTCTCCTTCCTGGGCGCCGCCCCCGACGCCACGTTCACCTTCGCCCGGGACCACTGGCACACCGAGGCGCACATCCGGACCGCCGACGTCCGGTACACCTTCCTGCGCGACAGCTGGTATCTCGCCGGGCTCCCCGCCATGACCGGCGCCGACGGCGTGCTGCGCGGCCCCGCCGGGGACGGCCGGGTCGCCGCCGTCGCCCACGAGGACATCGCCGACGCCGCGACCGCCGTGCTCCTCGCGGACACCGACGCGACCGGCCCCTCGCACGACGGCCGCACCTACGACCTGACCGGCCCCGAGGCGTTCACGCTCGCCGAGGCCGCGGAGGAGCTGAGCCGGGTCACCGGACGGGCCGTCAGCTATGTGCCGGAGACCCGCGAGGAGGCGTACGCCTCACGGACGGGCTACGGGGCCCAGGACTGGGAGGTGGCCGGCTGGGTCACCTCGTACGAGGCCATCGCGGCCGGGGAGATGGACACCGTCTCGGACGCCGTCCCGACCCTGACCGGCCGCCCCGCCACGGACCTGGCCACCTATCTGCGCGAACACCCCGACAGCTACCGCCACCTCCTGAAGCAGGGCTGA
- a CDS encoding MFS transporter → MSAPSRTPSRPAPTASVPPPSARMTGRQKLVLALLLGAQFMIAVDFSILNVALPVVGEGLGFALRDLQWIATAFALAAAGFTLLFGRVADLVGRKRLFIAGMAVLGLSSLLGGLATSPEVLLTARVLQGLATAAVTPAGLALLTTAFKEGPLRERALGLNGALMSAGFTAGAILGGLLTDLLSWRWAFLVNVPVAALVVALAPAVIADSRPAERPRLDVPGAAAVTGGLLLLVYGLTRAGATGWTTPTTLAALLAGLALLVAFWFVEKRATAPLVPVRILKRRSVIWGNATGLIAFVTETSLVFLLTLYLQEVLGYTPLATGLSFGVLGIGTVIGGTLGGRAVGRFGNRRTIVAGGVVQALATLSLVALGTSGAWIWLLLAATFIGGIGNMLMIVGFMVTATSGLPDEEQGLATGLATMTQQVGITLGIPVMSAVATARMTALGDTGPSGILSGVSVAVLVNSALVLAGAVLAGAFLRTRREG, encoded by the coding sequence ATGTCCGCGCCCAGTCGCACCCCGTCACGCCCCGCACCCACCGCCTCCGTACCGCCGCCGTCCGCCCGGATGACCGGGCGCCAGAAGCTCGTCCTGGCCCTGCTCCTCGGCGCGCAGTTCATGATCGCCGTGGACTTCTCGATCCTGAACGTCGCGCTGCCCGTCGTCGGGGAGGGGCTCGGCTTCGCGCTCCGGGACCTCCAGTGGATCGCCACCGCGTTCGCCCTCGCAGCCGCCGGTTTCACGCTGCTGTTCGGGCGCGTCGCCGACCTCGTCGGCCGTAAGCGCCTGTTCATCGCGGGCATGGCGGTCCTGGGCCTGTCCTCGCTGCTGGGCGGCCTGGCCACCTCGCCGGAGGTCCTGCTCACCGCCCGCGTGCTCCAGGGCCTCGCCACCGCCGCCGTCACGCCCGCCGGGCTCGCCCTGCTGACCACGGCGTTCAAGGAGGGCCCGCTGCGCGAACGCGCCCTGGGCCTCAACGGCGCCCTGATGTCCGCCGGGTTCACCGCGGGCGCGATCCTCGGCGGGCTCCTCACCGACCTGCTCTCCTGGCGGTGGGCCTTCCTGGTCAACGTGCCGGTCGCCGCCCTCGTCGTCGCCCTGGCCCCGGCCGTCATCGCCGACTCCCGCCCCGCCGAGCGCCCCCGGCTCGACGTCCCCGGCGCCGCGGCCGTCACCGGCGGCCTGCTGCTCCTCGTCTACGGGCTGACCCGGGCCGGGGCGACCGGCTGGACGACCCCCACCACCCTCGCGGCGCTCCTCGCCGGGCTCGCCCTGCTCGTCGCCTTCTGGTTCGTGGAGAAGCGGGCGACCGCGCCGCTCGTCCCCGTACGCATCCTCAAGCGCCGCAGCGTCATCTGGGGCAACGCCACCGGGCTCATCGCCTTCGTCACCGAGACGTCCCTGGTGTTCCTGCTGACGCTCTACCTCCAGGAGGTCCTGGGCTACACCCCGCTCGCGACCGGTCTCTCCTTCGGCGTCCTGGGTATCGGTACCGTGATCGGCGGCACCCTCGGCGGCCGGGCGGTGGGCCGCTTCGGCAACCGGAGGACCATCGTCGCCGGGGGAGTCGTCCAGGCCCTCGCCACGCTCTCGCTGGTGGCGCTCGGGACGTCGGGCGCCTGGATCTGGCTGCTGCTGGCCGCCACGTTCATCGGGGGCATCGGCAACATGCTGATGATCGTCGGCTTCATGGTCACCGCGACCTCGGGCCTCCCCGACGAGGAGCAGGGCCTCGCGACCGGCCTCGCCACGATGACCCAGCAGGTCGGCATAACCCTCGGCATCCCGGTCATGAGCGCCGTCGCGACCGCCCGGATGACCGCGCTGGGCGACACGGGGCCGTCCGGCATCCTGTCCGGGGTCTCGGTCGCCGTCCTGGTCAACTCGGCGCTGGTCCTTGCCGGAGCGGTGCTCGCGGGTGCGTTCCTGCGGACGCGGCGGGAGGGCTGA
- a CDS encoding DUF952 domain-containing protein, protein MAELLHLTEGPLWEAARGIGTYEMSTRGRTLHEEGFIHCSLPHQLPGVAEFLYGAESRAGAADQELVVLVIDPARLTAPLRYEAAVPGGEEFPHIYGPLPVDAVVEVRPWPSEEGTPA, encoded by the coding sequence ATGGCCGAACTGCTGCACCTCACCGAAGGACCGCTCTGGGAGGCGGCCCGCGGGATCGGGACGTACGAGATGTCCACCCGCGGCCGCACCCTGCACGAAGAGGGCTTCATCCACTGCTCGCTGCCCCACCAGCTGCCCGGGGTGGCCGAGTTCCTGTACGGCGCGGAGAGCCGGGCCGGAGCCGCCGACCAAGAGCTCGTGGTCCTCGTCATCGACCCCGCACGGCTCACCGCGCCCCTGCGGTACGAGGCGGCGGTGCCGGGCGGCGAGGAGTTCCCGCACATCTACGGACCGCTTCCCGTCGACGCGGTCGTCGAGGTGCGTCCCTGGCCGTCCGAGGAGGGCACCCCCGCATGA
- a CDS encoding glycoside hydrolase family 64 protein codes for MSANLPSAPRTRRARRPRAAALVAALALAGGCLVATQVTAATEAAAVPATIPLTLTNNSGRGEQVYVYVIGTELSSGRQGWANANGTFHPWPAGGNPPTPAPDASIAGPANGQAKTIRMPKFSGRVYFSYGQKLVFKLTTGGLVQPAVQNPSDPNANILFNWTEYTLNDAGLWINSTQVDMFSAPYAVGVKRPNGTTLSTGHLKPGGYKAFFDSLRSQSGGWGGLIRTRSDGTILRALAPGHGIEAGALPASVMNDYVNRVWSKYSSQTLTVQPFADQPNTKYFGRVQGNTMNFTNSSGAVVTSFQKPDSDSIFGCYKLLDAPNDLVRGPISRTLCAGYNRSTLLSNPNQPDANDANFYKDAVTNHYSAKIHAQMADGKAYGFAFDDVGAHESLVHDGDPQQAYITLDPFN; via the coding sequence TTGTCTGCCAACCTTCCTTCCGCACCCCGTACGCGCCGAGCCCGCCGCCCCAGGGCCGCCGCCCTGGTCGCAGCGCTCGCGCTGGCGGGCGGATGCCTCGTCGCCACCCAGGTCACCGCCGCCACCGAGGCCGCGGCCGTCCCCGCGACCATCCCGCTCACGCTCACCAACAACTCAGGGCGGGGCGAGCAGGTCTACGTCTACGTCATCGGCACCGAACTCTCTTCGGGGCGCCAGGGCTGGGCCAACGCGAACGGCACCTTCCATCCGTGGCCCGCCGGGGGCAACCCCCCGACGCCCGCTCCCGACGCGTCCATCGCCGGGCCGGCCAACGGGCAGGCGAAGACGATCCGGATGCCGAAGTTCTCCGGCCGGGTCTACTTCTCCTACGGGCAGAAGCTGGTCTTCAAGCTCACCACCGGCGGTCTGGTGCAGCCCGCGGTGCAGAACCCGAGCGACCCGAACGCGAACATCCTCTTCAACTGGACCGAGTACACGCTCAACGACGCCGGCCTGTGGATCAACAGCACCCAGGTCGACATGTTCTCCGCCCCTTACGCGGTCGGGGTGAAGCGCCCGAACGGCACCACCCTGAGTACGGGCCACCTCAAGCCCGGTGGCTACAAGGCGTTCTTCGACTCCCTGCGCAGCCAGTCCGGTGGCTGGGGCGGGCTCATCAGGACCCGTTCCGACGGGACGATCCTGCGGGCGCTCGCACCCGGCCATGGCATCGAGGCAGGGGCGCTGCCGGCCTCCGTCATGAACGACTACGTCAACCGCGTATGGAGCAAGTACTCCTCGCAGACGCTGACCGTCCAGCCGTTCGCGGACCAGCCGAACACGAAGTACTTCGGACGGGTCCAGGGCAACACCATGAACTTCACCAACAGTTCGGGAGCGGTCGTCACCAGCTTCCAGAAGCCCGACTCGGACAGCATCTTCGGCTGCTACAAGCTCCTCGACGCGCCCAACGACCTGGTCCGGGGACCCATCTCCCGTACTCTCTGCGCCGGTTACAACAGGTCGACGCTGCTGAGCAACCCCAACCAGCCGGACGCGAATGACGCGAACTTCTACAAGGACGCGGTCACCAATCACTACTCCGCCAAGATCCACGCCCAGATGGCCGACGGCAAGGCGTACGGCTTCGCCTTCGACGACGTCGGCGCGCACGAATCACTCGTGCACGACGGCGACCCGCAGCAGGCGTACATCACGCTGGACCCGTTCAACTAG
- a CDS encoding nucleotidyltransferase domain-containing protein, which yields MRTETPWGVWDPPPLADAVRLLAPLRAPWWIAGGYAVELAVGRAYREHGDIDVLLLRRDQAEAQRVLAGWEWWAADPPGTLRPWRPGETLPAAVHDIWCRPGPDEPWRLQFMLDDTDGDDWVFRRDPRVRLPLERLGRVAPDGVPYLAPEIQLLYKSKSRRPKDERDFEEALPVLDDHGRAWLAETITLAEGADHPWAVRLRAALAE from the coding sequence ATGCGCACGGAAACCCCCTGGGGCGTCTGGGACCCGCCGCCGCTCGCCGACGCCGTCCGCCTGCTCGCCCCGCTGCGCGCCCCGTGGTGGATCGCCGGAGGGTACGCGGTCGAGCTGGCGGTGGGCCGTGCCTACCGGGAGCACGGGGACATCGATGTGCTCCTGCTGCGCCGCGACCAGGCGGAGGCGCAGCGGGTCCTGGCCGGCTGGGAGTGGTGGGCCGCCGATCCGCCGGGCACACTGCGGCCCTGGCGCCCCGGCGAGACCCTGCCCGCCGCCGTCCACGACATCTGGTGCCGGCCGGGGCCGGACGAGCCGTGGCGGTTGCAGTTCATGCTGGACGACACGGACGGCGACGACTGGGTGTTCCGCCGCGACCCCCGGGTCCGCCTCCCGCTGGAGCGGCTGGGCCGGGTCGCGCCGGACGGCGTGCCCTACCTCGCGCCCGAGATCCAGCTCCTCTACAAGTCCAAGTCCCGGCGGCCCAAGGACGAGCGGGACTTCGAGGAGGCGCTGCCGGTTCTGGACGACCACGGGCGCGCCTGGCTGGCCGAGACGATCACCCTGGCCGAGGGCGCGGACCACCCGTGGGCGGTCCGGCTGCGGGCGGCACTCGCGGAGTGA